CGGGTACAACAGGCGAAAGTGTAGCCGGAAGCCCTTCGACTTCAAATCCTCCTGTTTCTGGAGAATACAAACCATGGGGATCATCTGGAGGCTCAGCCGGGCAACAAACCACAAGCAAATATCCTAAAGGCATTTCTGTTCCGGGAAAGCCAGGTTATGTGAAGAGTCCCTACGCTCCAGATGCAGGACTGGTCGATGTCAGAGGGTTTCCCCCTGGCACGGAAGTCAGATGTCCTTATACAGGCAAGATTTTCGTCGTTCCCTAATCTCGACAAATCTTAGATAGCCGATTAACTGCCCAGGCAGGAAACCAATTAATCTTTCATTTCCTGCCTGGCAATGAACTACTTCCCCCAACCTGATGGTATGGCGTGAGTTTCGCGCTTCTACGGGAGTGCCGGGTTGCCTGGAAGGCTTGCCGGTCTTACCTCCCTCCACGCCTTGGCCGGTTCCCGGCCACCAATCTGTTTCATGACCCAGCTCAAAAGCAGCTTGGCGGCATTCTCATCACCTGAACAAGATGCGCCACAAGGACAATCATGCCAGCGCTGCGACAAGGGCTTTTTCTGCAGCCTGCCGCACAGCTGTCAGCGCTGGCTGGGCTTAAGCTTGCGGCTATCCGCCTTCATCGCCCAGCCACCAGCCTCTTGCACTTTGTACCTGAGCATCTGATGGAACATGCCGGCTGCGGCATCGAAAATGCCGCGGTTTAAGCCTCTCTTATACGCGCCGCCCAAAGCCGTCATCCCACGAATGTTCAACTGCTCCAGCCCCAAAACCGCAAAGGTGGCCACAAGCCAAGCGCTGGCCTGGTGGAGAAAATCCCGGCGCTGGTTGGTCACCTTTTCATGCAATCTGCCCAAAAGGGCGTATTCTTTCCTCAGACGGTTGGAGAGGGGAAAGCCTTTCATCTTGCCGCTGGCCTTTTTCGCCTCTTCCTCCTTGCGGCAGATGCGTTTTTGTACGGCGCCGATTCGTTCTAGAGAGCACTGCAAATGCCGGGGATTTTCGATCCGCTCCACCCCTTCCGGCGTGGCCAGGGTGGCGAACGTTTCCACACCCCAATCCAGGCCACCGATCCGTTCCCCATGTAATCTCTTGGGCTCGCACTCCACCGTAACCGAGGCGTACCCTGTGCCGCGGCGGTGCAGAATCTCGCAGGTTTTGGGCGCGTCAACCCTCCGGGCCTTGCCTCGGATGCGATGGGGTTACAAGACCCACGGAGATGGTTGGCGCTTGCTTCCCGGTCCTGGGATAAAACACGGCAAGGTGCGCAGGGACAAAACACGCCGGACTGATCGCCCTGACGGACGATAGCGCCGCTTCACCACCACCTAAATCGCCGCCCGATTATAGGTGGAGCACTGCGGCGTAGGCTTGGGTAGACTAATGACCGCAAGCCACTCATACCTAGAGAATAAATGAGCAAATAGAGAACATAAGCTCAATATAGAAAAAACCGGTGTTCCACTTTTGTTGGCCTCTGCAAGTTTAAGATATTTTTTAGGGCTTACCCCCAAAACTCACATAATCGTCAAGATCGAGTAGATCAAACCAACTCAAAATATCCACCCGTTGAGGAGCAATTTTTTCAAGGGTTTCCATGAAAAACTTCCTGGATTCTCGATCCATAGGACCACTATTTTCCTGAAACTTTGACCAACTTTCTATCTGCCAAGCAGCTAAAGAAGAAAGGGTTAAAACTTCCTCCAAGACCTCTTGGTCAGACTGAGCTCGATGTAAAATATCCAAGAATTGTTTATCACTAATGCCAATAAAAGAAAAAAGTCTTTGATCCATCGGGCAATTAAACTTATATTCTCCAATTTTCCCAGCAATAAAGGCTCTGCCCTTATCAATTGCCCGTGGAAGAAGGACAAATCCTCCCAGCCTTACTCGCGGGCTGCGTGGCGGATGTTGTGTAAGATCAAAAGGATCATAATCCATAAATCATTGGAAAGTCCTTGATAAAGAAAACCCAAAAAAGAGCGTCTTCTAGAAAAAATTCTTTAGTGCCGATCCAATTGAGCAACGACCGATTTCTGTGCTGGGCTACTGTCAGCGTTCATTTCAGCCATCTGTTTAAGCCAGTTATTATACTCTTCCACTGATTCGACCACCAGATAGCCTTTCATGGCGAAATGCCCTACGCCACAAAGCTGCCCACATGCAATCTCGAATCGACCCGTTTTAATGGGTGTAAACCATAGAGGAATGGTTAATCCAGGAATAGCATCCCTTTGTATGCGCATCTGTATAATATAGAAATTGTGCACCACATCTTTAGATCCAATTTGTACCAAAAGAGGCTTTCCAACTGGAACATGCATTTCGTTCATGGTCACGATATCATCTTTGGAAGCTGGATCATTTTTATCTAGCCCGATGGGATTCATAGGATCAATGAGGAAATTATCACGTCTTCCAAGTTTTCCGTCTGCACCTGGGTAATGGAAAAGCCATCCAAATTGTTGAGCTATAGCTTCCACAACAATCGCTTCCGAAACTGATGGTGGATTTAAAACCCGCTTCCCCCATAAAGGTATGGAAAAGCCAAACAGTAAAACCATTTCGACAAAGATGACACCCCACTCCAAATGTTTAGGCCAATCCGCCTTTAATCCTTCATAATTTGCCTGAGGATGCTTCTTTTTCGAAAATTTAAAGAGTGAGTACACGAAAAAAGAGGACCAAATTACAAAAAGGATGAGCATAAACCAAAGTATCAGTTCCAGAAACTGATCAACCTGGTGCCCATGTTCAGCGGCATTAGGAGAAATACCTGTAAGTTCGAGCAAAAGTGCAATCATCGTTCTCTTTCCTTGTTTATCTTATCCACGTTCAACATTCAGCTCAGCATTCGACTCTTCAGTTTTGCAGTCTTGAAGACAACTATTTTCACTATTCAAGGCAGCTTCTTTTTTGCTCATTTTTACAAAAAAAGAAATGAAAAGCCCGAAAACTAAACCTAATAAAGCCAGTAAAAAAAGGACAGCTGGCAACATTCCTCTAGTGGCATTAGAATTTGGTACTGAGCAAATACCACAAGAGAAGGCTTTATCAACGCTCAATGGAAGCAACGATAATAGACAACTCACTAAGCCGATTTTCATATCCTTCTCCTTGTTTCTTTTTTCCCAATCCCTCTCTCCCCTTTACTTTTATCTCTCATTTTTCCAAAGCTTTTCTTCCTCACTCTCTTCTTCCTGCAAATAGAGGAACTCCGCATAATCAGGAAGTGGCTTTTTCGTTTTCCTGACGAGGTAATAAATAAAACTACCCACGGCCAGCCATATGATGAGTACAAAGAAAGCCAAGAAAAATCCTACCCAATCCTCTTTCTGAATTTGCTCGGTAGATCCAGTCATGGAAAAAATTCTTTGATCATGACTCCAAGATTGAATGAGAAAAAGAAAAAGGATGATAGCCATGACCACCAGGCCATATCTCATTTTTCTTTTAGGTTTTGGATCAAGCTCGAGCATCTTCATCATATCAATAAATTTTCAACTTTTTCATTTTGAGCACAAACCATACTCCATAAATAACGGCTAAGATCCCCAAAAGAAAAGAACCTACCCCTAAGCCAATATAAAGAAGCTCTTGACTGCTAAAATAGCTATAGATAGCCCATGCCCCAAAAGTCAGGAAAAGTAAGATGGCCAGTGTTATAAAAACAAGGTGAAATTGTCGCAGAGACATATTTTTCTCCTTTTTATTTTCCAATAGAGTCAAAATAAGAAGCCACTAATAATAAAAATAAAGCCAATACAAAGAGAACCGCAAGACCTATAAGGTGATGGATTGTCTTTTTTTCCCAAAAAATGTGCATGAGAATACCTAAAGCTAAAAGAGCCTGGACGCCAGCAATTACAAGTCCTGCTGCTATGTTCCCTCCTCCCAAGTGAAGATAGGAAACAGCAACATTAACTATTGCCAGGACAACCAAAAACCCAAAAACGATAAAATAGGATTTAATCCGCTTTTTTTCCTCATGTATTTCTTCGCTCATTGACTATAGTCTCCTCTATTCCTAATAACTATTTAATCTTTCTTTATCCCTAAAAGAGGTAAAGAGTAGGAAAAAGAAAGATCCACACCAGATCAACAAAATGCCAAAAAAGGCCTGCAACTTCCACTCTGTTTGCTAAATGTTCGGGATTTCTTTTATAAAGGGAAGCACCTGGACCCCAAAAATAACCTAAAACCAATAGTCCTCCAAGAATGTGGAGAGCATGAATTCCGGTCATCGTGAAATAGGTAGCCAAATAGGTATTGTATTTTGGTACAAAATTCGACCACCAACGGATTTCATTCTTGGGAATCTCAAGAACTTTTTCTTCAGCCTCGGGTTTAGAAAAAATGGACTTAAGTTGATAAACAAAATCCCCCGCATTCTCTGGATCTGGTTTGATTTTTAAAACGTCCGAGCGCATTGCTTCTTCTTCGCTCATAGCTAGATGCCCCGTGATTTCCTGGCCATTTTTAAGAATTACCCCATAGTGGTGAAATTTATCCTTGTATTCTACAGACTTAACGCTAAGAAACAAAACACCACAAAAAAGAGTGATTCCCAGCCACTGCCTATATTTAGCAAAATCTCGCATTTTCAGCGAGCTCCAGGCCAACACCATAGTAATGCTAGAACTTATGAGTACCATGGTATTAAAAAGCCCCATCGGTACATTCAATATATGATGTGGCCAATGCGATGCTCCAAGTCTTAAGAAAATATAGGCTGAAAAAAGTCCACCAAAAAGCATGACCTCGGAAGCCAAAAACAACCATATTCCTACTTTTGCATTATAAAGACCGGTATCAGGCCTTGCTGTAACTGTATAAGGAATCTCCATTACTGAACCCTCTTGTTTTTCTTCTATATATCGTTTTTGTTTTTATGAAGGAATCTGGGATAAATTTCCTTCTTTTCTTAATCTTTCTTCCGGTTCCCATTGCGGTAAATAATCCTGTTTATATCCCGGGACACTATATTCATAAGGATCCCGGTAAACCGCTACGGGATGGAGAAAATTGCCATGTCCAGGAGGTGTAGGCGTTGCCCATTCAAGGGTAGTCGCTTGCCAAGGATTATCGTCGGTTACCTTTTTCCCAGCCCATAAGCTCCAGAAGAAATTGATGATAAAGGGGATCTGGGCAATGGCTAATGCCCAAGCAGAGACACTCATGACCTGGTTTAACCAAAGCACATTCTGCGCCATCTGCCAACCCGCTCCACCATCATACCATCTTCGATGAACACCGGCAAAACCTTGAACAAGCATGGGAAAGAATATGCCATTAAAGAAAATGACCGTTGGCCAAAAATGCAGTTTGCCTAAAAACTCATTCATGTACCGACCTGTAGCTTTAGGAAACCAGTAATAAATGCCTGCAAAAAGGGCAAGCAGAGAGGCAGGAGCCATCATGTAATGGAAATGGCCGATAACATAATAGGTATCATGGAGCACGACGTCTGAAGCCGTCCATCCCAGAGGCAATCCTGTCAGTCCTCCTATGCCGAACATCGGAAGCCATGCCAAGGCAAAAAGCATTGGGACATTAAATCGTATCGATGCTCCCCACAGGGAAAGCAGTAATACCGTTCCCAATAAAACGGAAGGAATAGAAATAATCGTCGTAAAAATTTGGAAGAAGGAAGTAACTGCTTGGCCCATCCCTGTCATATACATATGGTGGGCCCAGACGATCATCGATAGAAAACCAATAGCCAAAAGCGAATAAACAAAAACCTTATAACTCCAAAGAGGTTTGCGGGTGTTGTTAGCAAAAATCTCTCCAACAATACCCATGGTGGGTAGAATCTGGACATAGACTTCAGGATGCCCCAGGAACCAGAAAAGATGCTGCCAAAGAATGGAAGACCCTCCTCCACTTATATCCGCATGTTTGCCGTTTACAATCAACCCCTCAGGAGAAAAGAAACTCGTTCCAAAAAGCCGATCCATAAGCTGCATGATTGCAGCCGATTCAAGGGGAGGAAAAGCCAAAAGCAACAAAAAAGCCGTAACCAGTTCACTCCAGACAAAAACAGGCAATCTCATCCAGCTTAATCCCTTGGTTCTGAGCTGAATGATGGTAGTAATAATATTCACTGATCCCAGCAAACTTCCCGTAATATTGAAAGCCATGCCTATAAGCCATAGCGTCTGTCCATTAAAAAGGGGATGAAAACCAGGTCCCATATCTGCAAAATCAGCCAATGGTGTATAAGAAGTCCAACCTGACTTTGCCGCTCCCCCAGGAACAAAAAAGCTCACCATCATGATAACTACCCCAACAAAAAACAGCCAAAAACTAGCCATATTCAGTCGAGGGAAAGCCATGTCAGGTGCACCAATTTGCAGGGGAACAACAAAATTACCAAACCCAGCAAAAAGAGCTGGAACCAGGGCCATGAAAATCATCATCGTTCCATGCATTGCTCCAAAAGAATTATAAAGCTGTGGGGTCATAACCCCCCCCGGAGCCATTGATGAACCAAGAAGTTTTTCAAGAATAGGTCCAAAAACAGGAATAGGCTTTCCAGGGAAAGAAAGCTGCCAGCGCATCAATACCATCAAGAAAAAAGCAAAAAGAGCCACAAAAAGTGAAGTGACCATGTATTGATAGCCGATCATCTTATGATCGGTGGAAAAAACGTACTTTCTTATCCAAGGAATTTCTTCGTGTTTCTCATGAAGGCCATGTGCAGCATGTGAAGTCATCGACATTTCAGAGTCCATAGTTTTCTCCCGCTATGTTGTTATAACATGTAATTTATTTTTTCTCTTTTTCAAATCAATTTATAAATTTTACTCTTTTTATCTTATTAATAAAATTGATTAGGCAAAAAAGTTCAATGTCAATTTACATACTTTTATTCTCCAAGGTGGGAAAGCTCATCCACAGTCCATGAGCCTTCTTTTTTGCCGTACTTTTCTCTAAGCTCTTTGATCTCAGCTTCATCCACCTTACCGGCATGATTACCCCAAGAGTTTCGAATATAAGTCATGATCGCAGCCAGCTTTTGATCGGTTAAGGCCGTTTTCCACCCAGGCATCACACCATTGTAGCTTGATCCATTAATTTTCAACTCTCCAGAAAGTCCATTTAATAAAATGGCCCCCAACCTCGCCTTATTCCCTACGACATACTCAGAGTTTGCAAGGGGAGGATATTGTCCAGTCATGCCCAAGCCATTCTGCTGGTGACAGGCCGAACACATCGCCTGATATTGGTCCTTACCTAAGGCCATCGTATCCATTTTAGCTTCGACAACACTTTTTTTAACCTCTTCCTTGGATTTCGGCTTAGGAATATATCCCCAAAAGAGGCTTCGAGAGTCGAAGATGTTATTCTTCCATCCGCCTGTTTCGAATAGCAAAATATATAGAGCCAAGAGCACAACCAAAAAAGAGAAAAGCAAAAACCACCTGGGGATTTTATCTTTTGTCCTTTCTTCTAAATCCTTCTCCATATTGCCTTTTACTATGTTATTAGGAGTTTGTTGCCTTTCTTTCAGGGTTTTTTTGGTTGAGTCTCAACCGGATAGGATCTATCCAAAGAGATCAGATAGGCAACTAAAGCCATTGCTTCGGGTGAGGGCAAAATTTGTATATCAGGAGGTACGCCTCGGGTCAATTCCTGGGGTAATGCTATTGGATTCCTTTTACCTTCGGCTCTTACTTTCCGAAAAAGATATCGATAGGGAGGCATGATCGTTCCAGGAAATACTTTTGCTGGATCATAAAGAAGGAGATAAAACCAATGGGGATCTTTTCTTCTTGTCCCTATATTAGAGAGGTCAGAGCCCATTCTCACTATGCCCAGAAAAGGGTTGGGTTCATGATAATAATCTAAGGGTAAAGTTCGACGGTTACCCCATCCCCTTGCGATGTCTGAACCCATATTGGCAGGTCTAACCACTTGGGTATGGCAACCTGCACAGCCATTAGCTCCATAGACTCTTTGTCCAGTTTTGATAAGCCCAAAGTCAGCAGGTGGGCTTTCATCAGCTGTTGGGGGCATATCCAGGACCCTAGCTGGAATAATGACATAAAGCCACCATCCAAATATAAAGCAGCTTAAAATCCCTAATATCCAAAGAAATTGTTTAAACATCATCTTCAACTCAATCATTCATCGGTTATCTAGGCTCTGAGACAAATTATTGATTTCTCCTTTTCGCTCTTCAACTTCCATTGGTAAAATCGTCATCAGCAACAACAGAAAACAGTAGGTCAACTGGGAGAAAAGGATGAGTGTAGCAGACATCCCCGCTCCTCTAAGATAAGGCAATACCGATTCAATAACCTCCGTAATGGGTAATTGCACATCTTGGAGTTCAAAACTCTGAACAATCCCTCCCAGGCATAGGAATATAAAAAGAAAAGTCATCCCATATATATTTGCCCAAAAAGTGATTTTCAAAAGGATTTCCGAGACCCAAGGTTTTTTATAAAAACAACAAAAAAGATCATGAGCAGTTGCTAGTAATCCAAAAGAATAAAATCCATAGATAAAAAGCACAAGAAAAGCTATTTCTACAAAGCTAAAATGGGTAAAGCGACTCACCAAGGGAAATGAAAGAACTCCATCACCACAAAGCGCTATTAAAAAGCAATAGAGGGCGATCAGATAATATCTCGACACGATAGAAACCGGGCTAGCCTTAAAAGTTTCTTTAAACCGCTGCCACAAATCAATACCAATGGCTAGCGCTCCAAGGATTGCCAAAAATCTCGAAGCGATTCCTAGTCCTACAATCCAAAGAGGAAAAGGACCACCAACTAGATGTGATGCACTCGAAAAATTTGAAAAGAAAAAAAACGTTATAAGCCCTCCCCATGAAAGAATTGAGGGTTTTTGTAGACCCCGCATCCTTTCAATGTAGT
The DNA window shown above is from Methylacidiphilum caldifontis and carries:
- a CDS encoding cytochrome c oxidase subunit 3, translated to MEIPYTVTARPDTGLYNAKVGIWLFLASEVMLFGGLFSAYIFLRLGASHWPHHILNVPMGLFNTMVLISSSITMVLAWSSLKMRDFAKYRQWLGITLFCGVLFLSVKSVEYKDKFHHYGVILKNGQEITGHLAMSEEEAMRSDVLKIKPDPENAGDFVYQLKSIFSKPEAEEKVLEIPKNEIRWWSNFVPKYNTYLATYFTMTGIHALHILGGLLVLGYFWGPGASLYKRNPEHLANRVEVAGLFWHFVDLVWIFLFPTLYLF
- a CDS encoding cytochrome c oxidase subunit II, giving the protein MIALLLELTGISPNAAEHGHQVDQFLELILWFMLILFVIWSSFFVYSLFKFSKKKHPQANYEGLKADWPKHLEWGVIFVEMVLLFGFSIPLWGKRVLNPPSVSEAIVVEAIAQQFGWLFHYPGADGKLGRRDNFLIDPMNPIGLDKNDPASKDDIVTMNEMHVPVGKPLLVQIGSKDVVHNFYIIQMRIQRDAIPGLTIPLWFTPIKTGRFEIACGQLCGVGHFAMKGYLVVESVEEYNNWLKQMAEMNADSSPAQKSVVAQLDRH
- a CDS encoding RNA-guided endonuclease InsQ/TnpB family protein produces the protein MECEPKRLHGERIGGLDWGVETFATLATPEGVERIENPRHLQCSLERIGAVQKRICRKEEEAKKASGKMKGFPLSNRLRKEYALLGRLHEKVTNQRRDFLHQASAWLVATFAVLGLEQLNIRGMTALGGAYKRGLNRGIFDAAAGMFHQMLRYKVQEAGGWAMKADSRKLKPSQR
- a CDS encoding cytochrome c oxidase subunit I: MDSEMSMTSHAAHGLHEKHEEIPWIRKYVFSTDHKMIGYQYMVTSLFVALFAFFLMVLMRWQLSFPGKPIPVFGPILEKLLGSSMAPGGVMTPQLYNSFGAMHGTMMIFMALVPALFAGFGNFVVPLQIGAPDMAFPRLNMASFWLFFVGVVIMMVSFFVPGGAAKSGWTSYTPLADFADMGPGFHPLFNGQTLWLIGMAFNITGSLLGSVNIITTIIQLRTKGLSWMRLPVFVWSELVTAFLLLLAFPPLESAAIMQLMDRLFGTSFFSPEGLIVNGKHADISGGGSSILWQHLFWFLGHPEVYVQILPTMGIVGEIFANNTRKPLWSYKVFVYSLLAIGFLSMIVWAHHMYMTGMGQAVTSFFQIFTTIISIPSVLLGTVLLLSLWGASIRFNVPMLFALAWLPMFGIGGLTGLPLGWTASDVVLHDTYYVIGHFHYMMAPASLLALFAGIYYWFPKATGRYMNEFLGKLHFWPTVIFFNGIFFPMLVQGFAGVHRRWYDGGAGWQMAQNVLWLNQVMSVSAWALAIAQIPFIINFFWSLWAGKKVTDDNPWQATTLEWATPTPPGHGNFLHPVAVYRDPYEYSVPGYKQDYLPQWEPEERLRKEGNLSQIPS
- a CDS encoding heme-copper oxidase family protein, coding for MSKQTINSLKPTGLQTAGKGEISLDGSFMRPVIFLLMAAFFWLLVSLGFALLGAGKIMIPNLLGSWGWLTFGRIELASFLVFSYGWGMNGGLAFALYLVGSNRSGVFKESGYFLSSAIFWNISLFIGMMAVLIGEIPSLSWAGWPDFVLFLLLLNYILMVYGLVRELLSLGLFSKKISTSYLLLSLLWFPWAIGSLFVFFHWEVIRGVAFASMEWWFNEGFLHLWLAPIGLAMLYDYIERMRGLQKPSILSWGGLITFFFFSNFSSASHLVGGPFPLWIVGLGIASRFLAILGALAIGIDLWQRFKETFKASPVSIVSRYYLIALYCFLIALCGDGVLSFPLVSRFTHFSFVEIAFLVLFIYGFYSFGLLATAHDLFCCFYKKPWVSEILLKITFWANIYGMTFLFIFLCLGGIVQSFELQDVQLPITEVIESVLPYLRGAGMSATLILFSQLTYCFLLLLMTILPMEVEERKGEINNLSQSLDNR
- a CDS encoding cytochrome C oxidase subunit IV family protein, producing MSEEIHEEKKRIKSYFIVFGFLVVLAIVNVAVSYLHLGGGNIAAGLVIAGVQALLALGILMHIFWEKKTIHHLIGLAVLFVLALFLLLVASYFDSIGK
- a CDS encoding DUF5069 domain-containing protein; this translates as MDYDPFDLTQHPPRSPRVRLGGFVLLPRAIDKGRAFIAGKIGEYKFNCPMDQRLFSFIGISDKQFLDILHRAQSDQEVLEEVLTLSSLAAWQIESWSKFQENSGPMDRESRKFFMETLEKIAPQRVDILSWFDLLDLDDYVSFGGKP
- a CDS encoding cbb3-type cytochrome c oxidase subunit II, with amino-acid sequence MMFKQFLWILGILSCFIFGWWLYVIIPARVLDMPPTADESPPADFGLIKTGQRVYGANGCAGCHTQVVRPANMGSDIARGWGNRRTLPLDYYHEPNPFLGIVRMGSDLSNIGTRRKDPHWFYLLLYDPAKVFPGTIMPPYRYLFRKVRAEGKRNPIALPQELTRGVPPDIQILPSPEAMALVAYLISLDRSYPVETQPKKP
- a CDS encoding c-type cytochrome; this encodes MEKDLEERTKDKIPRWFLLFSFLVVLLALYILLFETGGWKNNIFDSRSLFWGYIPKPKSKEEVKKSVVEAKMDTMALGKDQYQAMCSACHQQNGLGMTGQYPPLANSEYVVGNKARLGAILLNGLSGELKINGSSYNGVMPGWKTALTDQKLAAIMTYIRNSWGNHAGKVDEAEIKELREKYGKKEGSWTVDELSHLGE